From a region of the Mucilaginibacter auburnensis genome:
- a CDS encoding GH1 family beta-glucosidase has protein sequence MEYNTNTNPFNKALFGDDFVWGVSTAAVQIEGAHDADGKGESIWDVFVRRKGKIKGNVHNCVACDFYNRYEEDINLIKQLNIPNFRFSISWSRIIPDGTETINQAGIDYYNRIIDHCLAIGVEPWITLYHWDLPHVLELKGGWTNREVVNWFTNFVKVCANAFGDRVKHWMVMNEPSVFTGAGYFFGLHAPGKTGLSNFLPAVHHVTLSIAAGGKVLRELLPQAEIGTTFSCSYIEPYSQKPRDVAAAKRVDALLNRLFVEPVLGLGYPFDDLPVSKGLKKYMLPGDEDKLAFDFDFIGLQNYTREIVKYSFFTPYIGASLVKAEKRHVPLTAMGWEVWPESIYHLLHKYNKYPEIRKIYLTESGAAFPDVYQDDVVHDPLRVAYLQEYLQQVLKAKNEGCEVSGYFIWTLTDNFEWAEGYHPRFGIIYVDFETQQRVIKSSGKWYADFLSGI, from the coding sequence ATGGAATATAACACTAATACCAACCCTTTTAACAAAGCGCTTTTTGGCGATGATTTTGTTTGGGGTGTTTCTACAGCTGCTGTTCAGATTGAGGGCGCACACGATGCCGATGGCAAAGGCGAATCTATATGGGATGTTTTTGTCCGCCGCAAAGGTAAAATTAAGGGCAATGTCCATAATTGTGTGGCTTGCGATTTTTATAATCGTTATGAGGAAGACATCAACCTCATCAAACAGCTTAATATACCTAATTTTCGTTTTTCAATTTCCTGGTCGCGTATCATACCTGATGGTACCGAAACGATTAATCAAGCTGGTATTGACTATTATAACCGTATAATTGATCATTGTCTTGCTATCGGCGTTGAGCCATGGATCACCTTGTATCATTGGGACCTGCCACATGTATTGGAGCTTAAAGGCGGCTGGACTAACCGCGAAGTGGTTAATTGGTTTACCAACTTTGTAAAAGTTTGCGCAAATGCGTTTGGAGATAGAGTGAAACATTGGATGGTGATGAATGAACCATCTGTTTTTACCGGAGCCGGATATTTTTTTGGCCTGCATGCTCCGGGAAAAACAGGTTTAAGTAATTTTTTGCCAGCTGTTCACCATGTAACTTTAAGTATTGCTGCAGGAGGGAAAGTGTTAAGGGAACTATTGCCGCAAGCGGAAATTGGGACCACTTTTTCTTGCTCATACATAGAACCGTATTCGCAAAAACCGCGTGATGTAGCTGCCGCAAAACGGGTAGATGCATTGCTTAACCGGCTGTTTGTGGAACCTGTTTTAGGTTTAGGTTACCCCTTTGATGACCTTCCTGTATCCAAAGGACTAAAGAAATACATGTTGCCAGGAGATGAAGATAAACTGGCCTTTGACTTTGATTTTATTGGCTTACAAAATTATACGCGCGAAATTGTCAAATATTCTTTTTTCACCCCTTATATAGGTGCATCTTTGGTTAAGGCCGAGAAAAGACATGTGCCTTTAACAGCCATGGGATGGGAGGTTTGGCCTGAATCTATATACCACTTGCTGCACAAATACAATAAGTATCCAGAGATCAGGAAAATATACCTTACTGAGAGTGGGGCGGCCTTTCCGGATGTATACCAGGATGACGTGGTGCATGACCCATTGCGAGTAGCTTACTTGCAGGAGTACCTACAGCAGGTTTTAAAAGCCAAGAATGAGGGTTGCGAAGTAAGCGGTTATTTTATCTGGACACTCACTGATAATTTTGAATGGGCAGAAGGCTACCATCCGCGTTTCGGAATAATTTATGTTGATTTTGAAACGCAACAACGCGTTATAAAATCATCTGGGAAATGGTATGCTGACTTTTTGAGCGGGATCTAA